In Picosynechococcus sp. PCC 7002, the following are encoded in one genomic region:
- a CDS encoding class I SAM-dependent rRNA methyltransferase has translation MAKLREITVSPQLKKHLVQGHPWIYRDKLPKSLRFETGEWLRVKCGNWTGFGLWDNKSPIAVRIFSQRHLPDRRWLQQQVQTAWDLREPLRQSNCTAYRWLFGEGDRLPGITVDLYGEYAVVQTYMEAANVLLDWLVRSLREVAPLQGILWRTKHLENLEDRDTDSKTQVLWGKEPKGDITVTEHGLVFQVNLQTGQKTGLFLDHRENRKFIGEISHDKTVLNCFSYTGAFSLYALRGGASQVTNVDVGKQLAEVANTNVRLNHFDPGKHTFVTADCFDVLNRYAQAKQTFDLVILDPPSFAKSKKNRFAAIRAYTKLNALALQCVAPNGLLVSASCTSQVSPEAFREMLASAAASANYYLQIIHEAGQPCDHPVPAAFPEGRYLKFVVAKVSPII, from the coding sequence ATGGCAAAACTCCGCGAAATCACCGTTTCCCCCCAACTGAAAAAGCATCTCGTGCAAGGTCATCCCTGGATCTATCGCGATAAATTGCCGAAGAGTCTCCGCTTTGAAACGGGGGAATGGTTGCGAGTTAAATGTGGCAACTGGACGGGATTCGGCCTTTGGGATAACAAAAGTCCCATTGCTGTCCGGATTTTTTCCCAACGGCATCTGCCTGACCGTCGCTGGTTACAACAGCAGGTACAAACAGCCTGGGATTTACGGGAACCCCTGCGCCAAAGCAATTGCACCGCCTACCGCTGGCTCTTTGGGGAAGGCGATCGCCTGCCAGGAATTACGGTGGATCTGTATGGGGAATACGCCGTCGTGCAAACTTATATGGAAGCGGCCAATGTACTGCTCGATTGGCTCGTGCGATCGCTGCGGGAAGTCGCCCCACTACAGGGAATTTTATGGCGCACCAAACATTTAGAAAATTTAGAAGATCGCGATACAGACAGCAAAACCCAAGTGCTCTGGGGCAAGGAACCCAAGGGCGATATTACCGTTACTGAACATGGTCTAGTCTTCCAGGTGAATTTGCAAACGGGCCAAAAAACAGGCCTATTCCTTGATCACCGGGAAAATCGCAAATTTATTGGCGAAATTAGCCACGATAAAACCGTTCTCAACTGTTTTTCTTACACCGGAGCCTTTTCTCTCTACGCCCTGCGCGGTGGTGCTAGCCAGGTGACCAATGTCGATGTGGGCAAGCAATTAGCGGAAGTCGCCAACACCAACGTGCGCCTCAATCATTTTGACCCAGGCAAACATACCTTTGTCACCGCTGACTGCTTTGATGTTCTCAACCGCTACGCCCAAGCAAAACAAACCTTCGATCTTGTAATCCTCGATCCACCCAGTTTCGCTAAAAGCAAAAAAAATCGGTTTGCCGCCATCCGTGCCTACACCAAACTCAATGCCCTCGCCCTCCAATGCGTTGCCCCTAATGGATTACTGGTTTCTGCCAGTTGCACCAGCCAAGTCAGCCCCGAAGCCTTCCGAGAAATGCTTGCCAGTGCCGCTGCCTCGGCTAATTATTACCTGCAAATTATCCACGAGGCCGGACAACCCTGCGATCATCCGGTGCCAGCCGCTTTTCCAGAGGGACGCTATTTAAAATTTGTTGTTGCGAAGGTCAGCCCCATTATTTAG
- a CDS encoding type II toxin-antitoxin system VapC family toxin, giving the protein MTLCDASALIALINRNDNNQSRCAAVLSRLQAPLVTTWSCFTEAMHLLGRYGGWLAQQELWSYVADELLVLHVSNEAEQRRMQQLMEQYRDVPMDLADASLVTAAEVLNQKTIFTLDRDFYIYRLPGNQPFDVVP; this is encoded by the coding sequence ATGACTCTATGCGATGCTTCGGCTTTGATTGCCCTGATTAACCGGAACGATAACAATCAAAGTCGTTGTGCGGCTGTACTTTCAAGACTTCAAGCTCCATTGGTCACAACTTGGTCTTGTTTTACTGAGGCGATGCATTTACTAGGTCGGTATGGTGGATGGCTCGCGCAGCAGGAGTTATGGAGTTATGTCGCCGACGAGCTTCTTGTATTGCACGTATCTAACGAGGCAGAACAGAGACGAATGCAACAGCTAATGGAACAGTATCGGGATGTGCCGATGGATTTGGCGGATGCTTCCTTAGTCACTGCGGCTGAAGTTTTGAATCAAAAGACAATTTTTACCCTTGACCGAGATTTTTACATTTATCGCCTTCCCGGAAATCAACCTTTTGATGTTGTTCCTTGA
- a CDS encoding sodium/glutamate symporter has product MFTLRDVFFAFILIALLVLAGRYVKQKVRWIQRLYLPESIVAGVLALLLGPQVLGAIATAISGGTSILSDGLFSEPIRAVWSQSPGIFINIVFAALFLGEAIPRPKDIWTKTAPQVVFGQTLAWGQYVVGILVTLLILMPLFGVNPIAACLIEIGFEGGHGTAGGMAETFTELGFEAGADLALGIATVGIVGGIVAGTALADWGRRKGHVTSFQKAVEDLDGVPELTETESPEVRRRRAQLMRNLLIDPLSINFGIVGAAIVIGWLILEALVWVESVTWGQTGFEVISYVPLFPMALIGGIIVQLVMERLGLAPLIIRSLMSNIAGLALDVVVVTALASISLSVIGSNLGVFTILSVVGITWNVVMFLYFAPRIFPSHWFEKGIGDMGQSMGVTATGILLLRMVDPENRTGAFESFAYKQLFFEPIVGGGLFTAAAPALVVRFGLVPVLLLTGGLLIFWLAMGFLIIRQNQQQRRRSPSL; this is encoded by the coding sequence ATGTTTACTCTCAGAGATGTTTTTTTTGCCTTTATCCTAATTGCGTTACTGGTTTTAGCGGGGCGATACGTCAAACAAAAAGTGCGCTGGATCCAGAGGCTTTATTTACCTGAATCCATTGTGGCTGGTGTATTAGCACTGCTGCTGGGGCCTCAAGTTTTAGGGGCGATCGCCACTGCTATTTCTGGGGGAACCTCGATCCTGTCAGATGGGCTTTTTTCAGAACCGATTCGCGCCGTTTGGTCACAATCGCCAGGGATCTTTATCAATATTGTCTTTGCGGCCCTATTCCTTGGGGAAGCTATTCCACGACCAAAAGACATTTGGACAAAAACGGCTCCTCAAGTCGTCTTTGGGCAAACATTGGCCTGGGGTCAATACGTAGTGGGAATCCTGGTAACCCTGCTGATTTTGATGCCGCTATTTGGCGTAAATCCCATTGCTGCTTGCTTAATCGAGATTGGCTTTGAAGGAGGGCATGGCACCGCCGGCGGGATGGCTGAGACGTTTACTGAACTGGGCTTTGAGGCAGGTGCGGATCTGGCTTTGGGCATTGCCACGGTGGGCATTGTTGGCGGAATTGTTGCGGGTACGGCGCTAGCAGATTGGGGCCGGCGTAAGGGCCATGTCACATCTTTTCAGAAAGCTGTAGAAGATTTAGATGGTGTACCGGAACTGACAGAAACGGAATCCCCTGAGGTACGCCGTCGTCGCGCCCAACTCATGCGTAACCTACTAATTGATCCTCTGTCGATCAATTTTGGCATTGTCGGTGCGGCGATTGTGATTGGTTGGCTTATTTTAGAAGCACTGGTTTGGGTGGAGTCGGTTACCTGGGGACAAACTGGGTTTGAGGTAATCTCCTATGTGCCGTTATTCCCGATGGCTCTGATTGGCGGCATCATTGTGCAGTTGGTGATGGAACGTCTGGGGTTAGCGCCTTTGATTATTCGCTCGCTGATGAGTAACATTGCGGGTTTAGCCTTGGACGTGGTCGTGGTGACGGCACTGGCCTCTATCTCCCTGAGTGTAATTGGTTCCAACTTGGGTGTATTTACCATTTTGAGTGTCGTAGGCATCACCTGGAATGTGGTGATGTTTCTTTATTTCGCCCCACGTATTTTTCCGAGTCATTGGTTTGAAAAAGGAATCGGCGATATGGGTCAGTCGATGGGAGTGACGGCCACGGGAATTTTATTATTGAGAATGGTCGATCCGGAGAACCGCACCGGTGCGTTTGAGAGTTTTGCTTATAAACAACTGTTCTTTGAACCGATTGTTGGTGGTGGATTGTTTACAGCGGCAGCTCCGGCGCTTGTTGTTCGCTTTGGCCTGGTACCAGTACTATTACTCACGGGCGGGCTGTTGATTTTTTGGTTGGCGATGGGATTCTTGATTATTCGCCAGAACCAGCAACAAAGACGGCGATCGCCTTCCCTTTGA
- a CDS encoding DNA cytosine methyltransferase produces MEKKLISLFSGAGGMDIGFHAAGFSTAVAVEQDPSCCNTLRLNMPDTPVIEGDITSITTQVILEAAKVNPLEIDLVIGGPPCQSFSLAGKRMGMDDPRGMLVLEFLRVVREALPKCFVMENVKGMINWSKGKALEAIMTEASQPIKYAGKEYKYAVSYHVLNAADFGVPQFRERVFIVGNRLGKTFQFPEPTHGPSNQARQIDLFGKQLKPYKTVQDAISTLPPATPPSAMALRVSQTIKDRIKNHGY; encoded by the coding sequence ATGGAAAAAAAACTGATAAGCCTATTTTCCGGAGCTGGTGGCATGGACATCGGCTTTCACGCTGCTGGCTTCAGTACGGCGGTAGCTGTGGAACAAGATCCGTCTTGCTGCAATACTCTAAGGCTTAATATGCCGGACACTCCAGTCATTGAAGGCGACATCACCTCAATTACAACACAGGTTATCTTAGAAGCGGCAAAAGTCAATCCTCTTGAAATTGACCTAGTTATTGGTGGCCCCCCTTGCCAAAGTTTCAGCCTAGCAGGTAAACGTATGGGAATGGATGATCCGAGAGGAATGCTGGTACTTGAGTTTCTACGTGTAGTCAGGGAGGCATTGCCAAAGTGTTTTGTTATGGAGAATGTCAAAGGAATGATCAATTGGTCAAAGGGAAAGGCTCTTGAGGCTATCATGACAGAAGCATCGCAGCCTATAAAATACGCTGGAAAAGAATATAAATATGCTGTTTCGTATCATGTCCTAAATGCTGCTGATTTTGGTGTTCCGCAATTTAGAGAAAGAGTATTCATCGTAGGTAATCGTTTGGGCAAAACATTCCAATTTCCTGAACCAACTCATGGGCCTAGCAACCAAGCGAGACAGATAGATCTTTTTGGCAAGCAGCTAAAACCTTACAAAACTGTTCAAGATGCAATTAGCACTCTCCCCCCTGCAACCCCTCCTTCAGCGATGGCACTAAGAGTTTCGCAGACCATAAAAGATAGGATAAAGAATCATGGATATTAA
- a CDS encoding DNA cytosine methyltransferase: MDIKNVHIKNHEQTAHAPSTLEKIRKVKQGGKLSEQTKTFGSTYRRLDPNQPSPTVTRSGYRDFIHPFEDRMLTVRELACLQTFPLDWEFTGTRLDSYSSKRKVTMTQFGQVGNAVPPLLAEAVAKAVSEQLLDVIDEK; the protein is encoded by the coding sequence ATGGATATTAAAAACGTTCATATCAAAAATCACGAACAAACAGCTCATGCACCTTCCACTCTAGAAAAAATTCGTAAAGTCAAACAAGGGGGTAAACTCTCAGAACAGACAAAGACATTTGGTTCAACCTACCGCAGGTTAGATCCGAACCAGCCATCTCCTACAGTGACCCGTAGTGGTTATCGAGATTTTATTCATCCTTTTGAAGATCGAATGCTCACAGTTCGTGAACTGGCTTGTTTGCAAACCTTTCCCCTTGATTGGGAGTTTACCGGAACTCGACTTGATTCTTATAGTAGTAAACGTAAAGTGACGATGACTCAGTTTGGACAAGTGGGTAATGCAGTACCGCCGTTACTTGCTGAAGCTGTTGCTAAAGCGGTTAGCGAACAGCTTCTGGATGTCATTGATGAAAAATAA
- a CDS encoding AvaI/BsoBI family type II restriction endonuclease, whose translation MQYRRYLLKLLLKRLANSFWMSLMKNNQFVNNSSDLVTTKDARRSGFLEYALRRNKESIPFIDKAKALQVSLQKNTKCAEDILKLYDIRETLIEAAGVSVKAKAHLDDMDKNEILAGFVKEVLAPCGKKYIDEIVYRYLLTLGDALGGKMRNIVGSIAEEKFVRFIVAQLQVHDIEFELFPKRSQWISNKNYRAEMAARTKALRWKNKTTYRSLIFNINVPQVKKNIDIVLLNDKIEGVTSSILANILNDKNKYLAIGELKGGIDPAGADEHWKTANTALSRVRDSFKNKIHLFFIGAAIETSMSAEIYEQCQTGELSNAANLTVDNQLSALCEWLITQ comes from the coding sequence ATGCAGTACCGCCGTTACTTGCTGAAGCTGTTGCTAAAGCGGTTAGCGAACAGCTTCTGGATGTCATTGATGAAAAATAATCAGTTTGTAAACAATTCCAGTGACCTTGTGACGACAAAAGATGCTCGCAGAAGTGGTTTTCTTGAATATGCTCTTCGTCGCAATAAAGAGTCTATTCCATTTATCGACAAGGCGAAAGCTCTACAAGTATCTCTTCAGAAGAATACAAAGTGTGCAGAAGATATTCTCAAACTCTATGACATCCGAGAAACACTCATTGAGGCAGCGGGTGTATCTGTCAAGGCGAAGGCTCACCTCGATGACATGGACAAAAATGAAATTCTTGCAGGCTTTGTTAAGGAGGTTCTTGCACCTTGTGGCAAAAAGTATATCGATGAGATTGTCTATCGTTACTTGCTCACACTTGGAGATGCTCTTGGTGGTAAAATGCGCAACATTGTTGGTTCTATCGCAGAAGAGAAATTCGTCAGATTTATCGTTGCCCAGTTACAGGTGCATGATATTGAATTTGAACTATTTCCAAAACGTTCGCAATGGATTTCAAACAAAAACTATAGAGCTGAGATGGCTGCACGAACGAAAGCCTTAAGATGGAAAAATAAAACAACTTATCGATCTCTAATTTTCAACATTAATGTTCCACAGGTCAAAAAGAATATTGATATCGTGCTGCTAAATGACAAGATTGAAGGAGTAACCTCGTCTATTTTGGCTAATATCCTTAACGATAAAAATAAGTATCTTGCCATCGGTGAGTTAAAGGGCGGAATTGATCCAGCCGGGGCAGATGAACATTGGAAAACGGCAAATACAGCTCTTAGTAGAGTAAGAGATTCTTTCAAGAACAAAATCCACTTATTTTTCATTGGGGCTGCGATAGAAACCAGTATGTCGGCAGAGATTTACGAACAATGCCAGACAGGTGAACTTAGTAACGCAGCAAATCTCACTGTTGATAATCAATTATCTGCATTGTGTGAGTGGCTAATAACGCAATAA
- a CDS encoding U32 family peptidase, with amino-acid sequence MSTPSVTPVESSTLIKTPELLAPAGNWDCAITAVENGADAIYFGLDKFNARMRSQNFVESDLPELMAYLHRRGVKGYVTLNTLIFTSELAAVEQYLRSIIAAGVDAAIVQDVGLCQLIWQLSPDFPIHGSTQMTVTSAAGVEFAQNLGCDLVVLARECSIKEINKIQQELGQQKISMPLEVFVHGALCVAYSGQCLTSESLGGRSANRGECAQACRMPYEMIVDGRPFDLSDRRYLLSPQDLAGLPVLPDLIKAGVVSLKIEGRLKQPEYVASVTQVYRQAIDRAVQGIEQDISDQEKYQLEMAFSRGLYTGWLDGIDNQSLVHGRFGKKRGVFLGEIKQIRDGRDKQVILHLEAPLKAGDGVVFDQGKPADREQGGRVYAVETQGKDTIVTFGRRDVDLRRVRVGDRLWKTSDPELDKKLRQTFTSEKIQFQRPITIEIHGEIGEKLTAIARDGQGNIVQVRSEILLDTAIKKPLTTERLTEQFGRLGNTPFYLQHLENNLLGEAILPVSELNRIRREIVSQLETLRAQPKRWQLNSNASYRSLLPTVEKIAPQAAQIIVLVRNLAQLKAVLKTNIQTIYCEFENPINYREAVKLAQQTEQQPEIWVAPPRITKPKEQYILNQVLSSQADGYLIRNYDQLKFFKNERITADFSLNISNPISANYFKQTFPLERLTASYDLNIHQLESLLKKAPPHWFEITIHQHMPMFHMEHCVFCAFLSDGTDFTNCGRPCESHEVKLGDRTGIEHVLVADAGCRNTVFNGTAQTGAEYMQHFIDLGVQHFRVEFVDESPAEITKTVDLYQKLLTGKISGAQLWQTLKLQNQLGVTRGSLE; translated from the coding sequence ATGTCTACTCCCTCTGTTACCCCTGTAGAATCTAGCACCCTAATCAAAACCCCTGAACTGCTGGCTCCGGCGGGAAATTGGGACTGTGCGATCACCGCCGTGGAGAATGGGGCTGATGCGATTTATTTTGGGCTGGATAAATTTAATGCCCGGATGCGATCACAAAACTTTGTCGAGTCAGATTTGCCGGAGTTGATGGCATACTTACATCGGCGCGGCGTGAAGGGCTATGTGACGTTAAATACGCTGATTTTCACCTCGGAATTGGCGGCAGTCGAACAATATTTGCGGTCGATTATTGCGGCGGGAGTCGATGCGGCGATCGTCCAGGATGTGGGGCTGTGCCAATTAATTTGGCAATTGTCGCCCGATTTTCCGATCCATGGTTCGACGCAAATGACCGTCACCAGCGCCGCAGGGGTCGAGTTCGCGCAAAACTTGGGTTGTGATTTGGTGGTATTGGCGCGGGAATGTTCGATCAAGGAAATCAATAAAATCCAGCAGGAATTGGGTCAACAAAAGATCTCAATGCCGCTAGAAGTGTTTGTCCACGGGGCGTTGTGCGTCGCCTATTCTGGGCAATGTTTAACCAGTGAATCCCTCGGCGGACGGTCGGCCAATCGCGGAGAATGCGCCCAAGCCTGCCGGATGCCCTACGAAATGATTGTCGATGGTAGGCCATTTGATCTGAGCGACAGACGTTACCTACTAAGCCCCCAAGATTTGGCGGGATTACCTGTTTTGCCGGACTTAATTAAAGCGGGTGTCGTGTCGCTAAAAATCGAAGGACGCTTAAAACAACCGGAATATGTGGCCAGTGTCACCCAAGTGTATCGCCAGGCCATTGATCGGGCGGTGCAGGGCATTGAGCAGGACATTTCAGACCAGGAAAAATATCAATTGGAAATGGCCTTTTCGCGTGGGTTGTACACGGGTTGGCTCGACGGCATCGATAATCAAAGCCTTGTTCATGGTCGCTTTGGCAAGAAAAGAGGCGTATTTCTTGGTGAAATCAAGCAAATTCGTGATGGTCGCGACAAACAAGTTATTTTGCACTTAGAAGCGCCCCTAAAGGCTGGGGATGGGGTGGTCTTTGATCAGGGGAAACCCGCAGATCGTGAACAAGGGGGGCGAGTTTACGCCGTTGAAACCCAGGGAAAAGATACGATTGTTACTTTTGGGCGGCGGGATGTGGACTTGCGCAGGGTGCGGGTTGGTGATCGCCTCTGGAAAACCAGCGATCCAGAACTGGATAAAAAATTGCGCCAAACCTTTACCAGTGAAAAAATTCAGTTTCAGCGGCCCATTACGATAGAAATTCACGGAGAAATTGGTGAAAAATTGACGGCGATCGCCCGCGATGGGCAGGGCAATATTGTCCAGGTCAGATCGGAAATTCTTCTCGACACCGCAATCAAAAAACCCCTAACAACGGAACGTTTAACGGAACAATTTGGCCGCTTAGGGAATACCCCTTTTTATCTCCAACATTTAGAAAATAATCTGCTTGGTGAGGCCATTCTTCCCGTGAGCGAACTAAATCGAATACGACGGGAAATAGTCAGTCAATTAGAAACTTTACGCGCTCAACCGAAGCGTTGGCAACTGAATAGCAATGCCTCTTATCGAAGCTTATTGCCGACTGTCGAAAAAATAGCACCACAGGCAGCACAAATTATTGTTTTAGTGCGTAATTTAGCGCAATTAAAAGCTGTTTTAAAGACTAATATCCAAACTATTTATTGTGAATTTGAAAATCCGATTAACTACCGTGAAGCAGTTAAACTGGCGCAACAAACTGAACAGCAACCGGAAATTTGGGTGGCACCGCCCCGAATCACCAAACCTAAGGAACAGTACATTCTCAATCAAGTGCTGTCTAGTCAAGCAGATGGCTATTTGATTCGCAATTATGATCAGCTCAAATTCTTTAAGAACGAACGGATTACCGCTGATTTTTCTTTAAATATTTCCAACCCAATTAGTGCCAATTATTTTAAACAAACTTTTCCCCTAGAACGTCTCACGGCCTCCTATGACCTCAATATTCACCAGTTAGAATCACTCCTTAAAAAAGCACCACCCCACTGGTTTGAAATCACGATCCACCAACATATGCCGATGTTTCACATGGAGCATTGTGTTTTCTGCGCGTTTCTCTCCGATGGCACTGACTTTACGAATTGTGGTCGCCCCTGCGAAAGCCATGAAGTGAAATTAGGCGATCGCACGGGTATTGAGCATGTTTTAGTTGCCGATGCGGGCTGTCGGAATACGGTGTTTAATGGCACCGCCCAAACTGGCGCAGAATATATGCAACATTTTATAGATTTGGGAGTGCAGCACTTCCGCGTTGAATTTGTGGACGAATCTCCCGCAGAGATTACCAAAACCGTTGATCTTTACCAAAAATTACTCACAGGAAAAATTTCTGGGGCACAGCTTTGGCAAACCCTCAAGCTCCAAAATCAATTAGGGGTGACCCGTGGTTCGCTAGAATAA